In the Archocentrus centrarchus isolate MPI-CPG fArcCen1 chromosome 19, fArcCen1, whole genome shotgun sequence genome, gttgtctgtctctcagtgttagccctgtgacaggctggcaacatGTACAGGGGCACCGTAGTTACACGGTGTACAAATATTACTACAGTTACAGCACATGAAGAAGACAAAAATTGACAAAGTAACTTGTGCCATTGAAAATAATACAAGTAGAATCTTAATAAattccttgaaaaaaaaaatacaattagtGTGTGCTGCGTGGCTTGCTAGGATGAAACTACAAACtcaatgtaattatttttttttctgtaatatttttGTGTACAGGTGGACAAGGCAGTGATATCCATCATGACTGATGATCAAATGTCAAAATATATTACTTCATATGGTGACCGAGTAGCTGTCCTGTCCTTCTGTCAACAATCTACATACAGCACGGATAAAGAGACTCTTCTGCAGAATCTAAGAGAAAAAATTGGAACACGGAAAATGAGATCAAAGACTAAAGGAGCACTGTGTGGTACATCTGGTCTGTTCCAAAAGCGAGGTGAAGGGATGTCAAGATATAGAAATAGTGCAGCAGAGAAGACATCCAGAAGGATTGAAATTGGATGGCTTCATTTAATTGACAATGAATATCATCAAGTGAGAACCAGAAATGGTGGTGGAACAAGACATGCAACGGTGGAAAAAAACACGACTGTAGCACAGATTCTGGAAATGGGAAAGGACCTGTTTTTTCCAGATGGTAACTCTACAAAAGGGAGAGTTGAAGACTTTATATTTACTGttagtgactttaaaaaaaatccaattcctTTAGATGACACTGTTGGCAGActttatgaaaaaacaaaattgaagctgctaaggttttacatttgcacaaaagaagaaacatCTTTAACAGTTCTTTCCTCATATGAAGTGGATGAATGTGGGGAAGATTTCTTATCTGAGGAGGATTCTGTCAGTATCACCAAGGAAGAGTTACAGTTGCCTAAACATGGACCTCACACAGAGTCGGATGATTTTATCACAGATCTCGTTGACCGTGGGGATTCATCTGACAGTGATAATAGCGAACAGGTTTGTGGCAATAGAAAATAtattacaaataataaaaacccCCTTGGTTGGTCAGGTACATTTCACATATCTTTGAAAGACTCCCAGCTTTGTATTTATTAACATATACTAAATGCTTGGCTgccaaaaacaataattatgtTCTGTTAGTTTTTGTgcgttatgttgttttttttttcttgtttgcagaATCACGATTTCCAGATCCAaccaagaccaaaaaaaaagagatcagcGTGTGAGACAGTGACAACACATAGTCCAGGACAGTCACATTACATGCATTCAACACcaacagaaattaaaacaacTGTCACGGGACAGTGGCAGGGCACTGACTCAAGTGATCATGGTAATGAGAATGCTTGGAATCAACTTCAGCTTTGCAGCGATTTATATGACCACAGCTCAGGAGTTATTGATCTGACCAGTGCAGTCCCTAAAGAATCCCCCCAGCTAGAGTCAGCTCACACCCATCATGAGGCCTCTGAATTTGATCCAGGTATAGATGAGGCTGATACAGTTGTATGGAATCCCGAAGAGGACCTTGTCAGAGCCGATGCTGATGAGGCAGTCGTGATAATGCTGAATTGTGTCAACAGTGACGATCTAATACAGGTAAGACCACGAACAGTTTTGGATAACGTAGAAAagtacaaaatataaaaatatgattatACTCTAACAATAACTTGCATAGTTTTAGAGTCTCAACTCAAAAACATCAGCTATGGATTAGTGCTTTGAAAAGAATTAATCAGGTCCAATATTTTCTGTACTGCATGATTCTGTGCActcacaaataacaaataatgacaaataaCGAGTTGTCAAGGTAACATTGATTTCTGAGTGGACAGACAACTTAacttaaaactgtgaaacattcaaatcactgatattttttatggcatgtgtgtgtttgtttgttttttccaggacAATGGACTGAATTTCACAGCACAAGATTTGCCCTTGGTTTCTAGCAGCCAACTTTCCCCATCAAATTCAGCTGGCAACCCAGGAAATCCAGAGAGCCCCCGACGTATATCTGTTCGCAGGGTAAATGTTGTTGAAGATCTTTTGGCTATATTTATGGACAGCAGCATAATTACTGTGACTTTAAAGATGGACTTTGTAAATGAAAAAGCTGTTGATGATGCTGGGGTGTCAAGGGAGGTTTACACTGCCTTTTGGGAGCAATTTTTGGAACAGTGTGAAGGTGAAACAGAACGAGTTCCAAGGCTGAGGCCAGACTTTGGTGAGGCAGAGTGGAAAGCAGTTGGACACATTTGGGTGAAAGGATTGCTGGATTATGGTGTCATTCCGGTGAGACTATCAAAGGCTTTCATTTTAGCATGCATTCATGGAATCGACTCAGTTGATGCAGACATCCTGATGTCATCGTTTTTAAACTACCTCCCTCCTGTTGAGAGATCAGCTGTTGAGAAGGCTCTCAATGGCACAATGGATGAAAGTGATGAAGAGGACCTGCTTGACCTTTTTACAAGGATGGGTTCCCACTCCCTACCTCCTCAGAACAACATGCAGCCTGCCATTGAGGCAATGGCTCATAAGGCGATTCTCCAAGAGCCAAAATATGTAGTTGATTGCTTCTCCACAGCCATGGCATGTGTACAACTGAAACTGTCAAACAGGGAAAGTGTGGTGTCTCTGTATGAGACAAAGAAGGCCACAGGCAAAAGAGTATCACAACTATTTCAAACAACAAAGGTGATGCTGTCTCAAATAGAACAAACAACCTTTAACCATCTTCAGCGATATGTCAAAAATgctgatgaaagcaaagctgagaAAATCCTGCGTTTCTGCACAGGGTCTTCTGTCATCTGTGTTGACAAAATTCTGGTGTGCTTCAATGCTGAAACAGGGCTGAACAGAAGGCCTGTTGCTCATACCTGTGGAGCTACTCTTGAAGTACCGTGCACTTACACTTGCTATCCTGATTTTCGCACGGAGTTTGACAACATCCTTTCCAGCAATTACTTGGAAATGGACATCATTTGAACTTGCTGGAAGTCTTTTTTCTGGATTAATAATTACAGCTGTAATTGATTACAAATATGTTTACCCttgatttcactgttttctatttaaatttgTTATTGAAATGTTGAATGCATTCTGCCATATAATGATCAGTCATCGGTTTCATTTTCAGATCGTGTAATGTTATGTTCTGTTGCATTTCATAaggattttctttaatttctaaTATGCTCGTACATTGATTGTAGGTTTCACTACTGCTGACACCATGTTTGAGGCTGGTGTCAAAGTTCGGCTCACATGAAAACCACCTATACTTATTTTGCTGTGTCTAGCTGTTTATAGGAACTGTTGAAGAATCCAGGCAAGAAGAAAGAGATATACACTTGATTTCATGGTGAAAGGTCCATgtacttttagttttttgttgagtaaaaaagatttaaagttaatgatgattttcagtcatttgtgtttgttgtctgtACAGTGTATATTTCAagttaagaaataaaagtttgattatatttcagtttatttgtccCATATTACAAAAACATATACCATGACTTCATTATAAAAGTGGTGTCTAATGTCAAAGTATCATTtgaattaatttacattttattaaagcTCATCAGGACAGGTGTGTTCAGAAAATTAAACTTTCTgctcataaaatacatttttgaataATTTGGTGACCAGAACCTAGTGTTTATGTACCTCAGAGCCTCCAACACTGCAAAAGATCAGCATTTTATTTAGCTTTGCACACCAATAAGtcttaaatcatttaaattgggaaaaaagtaaatatCGTTAGATTGTATTGATCCTGAAAGTCAAGTTTCTCAAACTCCAGCCCCTAGGGTCTTGATGCCCCATAATACAGTTTTGTGTGGCCTGCCAGATACAAAGAACAGAATTTGTATTTTACCCATTATATTCTAGACACCATAGCTAACTACATTCCAGTCAATAAATGCCAACTCACttactggaaaacaaaaaaacattactaTAGAAGTCATTTCACAGCTTACCACTGACCTTCCTGTAATACAAAATGAAATACTTGTGCAATAAGTCATTCTCAAACATGGCTGTGTACTAGAGAACTTGAGTCCATTTTACATCCAGATGTTTGATTTCATACGTACAGCACCTTGAGGTCAATGTTAAGAAATGTTCTGTGCTGCACACGTTTTACAGTGATGCCATGATGGCCTCTCTTAGATGCATATACAGATTCACAGCCTGATATGGGTCTGTTGGTGGAGTCCGATGGGACTCACTCATAAGGATACTGCATAGTTCATATACATCTTGATCACATGGTTTGGTCTGCCGAAAAACACACTCATTTTTGTACAGTTCAACATGCTCCTCCTCAACGTGGCAAATGAAGTCTCTTGTCCTGTAGAGCTCAGGTAATGTATACATCACATTGGGCCGGCCACTGGGGATGTTGATGTTTTTTGATGGCCTGATGGAGTGTGCATTCCAAACCTGTGCAGTCTCATCCAGCTCATCCTGTTAAAAAGAGTGCATAAATTGAGGAACTGTGCGTATATGGTGGTCTAAAAATAGATGCTAAATATAGCAATTTTAGTTTTCATTGTATTTACTGTCCTGGTCCTCTTGAttctgttagggattattttttactcagtgaataaaggacaaatgtttaaaggtaaactccagtaaattaaataatgaacaatggatcaaccaaataataaacaattaaacaatacattagacagagagcaacagatcagaatgtagtagactaacttctctgtttcagtacatcttatcttgaggactaGCCACAAGGACACATAACTAAAACATCtggaagatgatgtgcttcatgactccacagctgaggaatcatgagtcatgaaaaccagcttgtgatgaaggtcaactcatagcgcccagagattgtttatgtttaagATAACAGAAGgctgacagtataaaaatgttttggttagacaggaacacgagctcagagagagagagagcacacaaacaagcctgtctcttctgagtccccGCATGCATGTGTACtttttctgatcctttaatacaataaatgatttacttttttaattaaagtgtctcaggtgtcttccttcacaaaaaacctgtttacctgacaaTTCCTCTCTCCCTTTTCCATCTCCCCTGTCTCATTGTTCCTCCAAGTCTGTCTATTCCCTCTACCTGCCCCTACTCTCATCTCTCGCTttactttctctcctctctctctatgCTTCCTCCTTTCTTTCAGCCCCCCACTTTCTCTTTCAGTCACAGACATACATTCACACACGTatgaaaaaagcaatttattagcTCACCTGGATAGGGCCCATAAAACAATACTGAAGGAGGTTTTTTTCCAGAAATCCACCATCAAAGTAtccattgtttctgatgtctTCAAACAAGGACAACCAAAACTCCAGACACTGGCTGCGAAGAAAACGCCACCAATATTCAATTCTTTGATTGCCAGAACTTGCTCCCTCCAAGTAACTGTCAAGGGTGTCATTTGGGTTCACGGGCACAAGAAAATGCTGAAAGCCTCT is a window encoding:
- the LOC115798733 gene encoding uncharacterized protein LOC115798733, whose product is MHSTPTEIKTTVTGQWQGTDSSDHGNENAWNQLQLCSDLYDHSSGVIDLTSAVPKESPQLESAHTHHEASEFDPGIDEADTVVWNPEEDLVRADADEAVVIMLNCVNSDDLIQDNGLNFTAQDLPLVSSSQLSPSNSAGNPGNPESPRRISVRRVNVVEDLLAIFMDSSIITVTLKMDFVNEKAVDDAGVSREVYTAFWEQFLEQCEGETERVPRLRPDFGEAEWKAVGHIWVKGLLDYGVIPVRLSKAFILACIHGIDSVDADILMSSFLNYLPPVERSAVEKALNGTMDESDEEDLLDLFTRMGSHSLPPQNNMQPAIEAMAHKAILQEPKYVVDCFSTAMACVQLKLSNRESVVSLYETKKATGKRVSQLFQTTKVMLSQIEQTTFNHLQRYVKNADESKAEKILRFCTGSSVICVDKILVCFNAETGLNRRPVAHTCGATLEVPCTYTCYPDFRTEFDNILSSNYLEMDII